A single region of the Duganella sp. BuS-21 genome encodes:
- a CDS encoding GGDEF domain-containing protein: MPDRNDASSPPRAELDHLRESDRILRALLDHAPVLISTKDLQGKVTMANRHFDILDGYDADTFVGASVFELFPPQIAEQLWANDRKAALEKRAIHEEEQVYHRDKTLHTYMTVKFPLFDAGGEVYATCAVSTDITDARAARIDSVTDELTGLYNRRYYNIRFTEEQKRARRDQRILTLLLVDVDRFKEYNDTYGHPQGDLVLKSVAECMRQTLHRPGDLCFRTGGDEFACLFASSGENESLALAEQLRSCMAARLIPHQGNPPANHVTLSLGLAFIAPESEQGQEEIYRLADQALYRAKHKGRNTVSR; the protein is encoded by the coding sequence ATGCCAGACCGGAACGACGCCTCCTCCCCACCACGCGCAGAGCTGGACCACCTGCGCGAGTCCGACCGCATCCTGCGCGCCCTGCTCGACCATGCGCCGGTGCTGATTTCCACCAAGGATTTACAGGGCAAGGTCACCATGGCCAACCGCCACTTCGACATCCTCGACGGCTACGATGCCGACACCTTTGTCGGCGCCAGCGTGTTCGAACTGTTCCCGCCGCAGATTGCCGAACAACTGTGGGCCAACGACCGCAAGGCCGCGCTGGAAAAGCGCGCCATCCACGAGGAAGAACAGGTCTACCACCGCGACAAGACGCTGCACACCTACATGACGGTGAAGTTCCCGCTGTTCGACGCCGGCGGCGAGGTCTACGCGACCTGCGCCGTTTCCACCGACATCACCGACGCCAGGGCCGCGCGCATCGACAGCGTGACCGACGAGCTGACCGGCCTCTACAACCGCCGCTACTACAACATCCGTTTCACCGAAGAACAAAAGCGCGCCCGCCGCGACCAGCGCATCCTGACCCTGCTGCTGGTCGATGTCGACCGCTTCAAGGAATACAACGACACCTACGGCCATCCGCAGGGCGACCTGGTGCTCAAGAGCGTGGCCGAGTGCATGCGGCAGACGCTGCATCGTCCGGGCGACCTGTGCTTCCGCACCGGCGGCGACGAATTCGCCTGCCTGTTCGCCAGCAGCGGCGAGAATGAAAGCCTGGCGCTGGCGGAACAGTTACGTTCCTGCATGGCCGCACGGTTGATTCCGCATCAGGGTAATCCGCCGGCAAACCATGTAACCTTGTCGTTAGGGCTGGCATTTATCGCGCCGGAGTCGGAACAGGGCCAGGAAGAAATCTATCGCCTGGCCGACCAGGCGCTGTACCGTGCCAAGCACAAGGGACGCAATACGGTATCGCGTTGA
- a CDS encoding hemerythrin domain-containing protein: MRTTSQSPGKIPKPIPTETQAQDAIALLIEDHEHVKSMFEQYDELGDRAHVSKHKLALQICEELTKHATAEEEIFYPAVRQATKEDDLVDEAVVEHASAKDLIAQIISMEPTDDLYDAKVKVLGELIDHHVKEEEEEMFPKARKAKLDLMALGEAIAARKEQIELPPTA; this comes from the coding sequence ATGAGAACCACTTCCCAATCGCCGGGCAAGATCCCTAAGCCTATTCCGACCGAAACCCAAGCACAAGACGCGATCGCGCTGCTGATTGAAGATCACGAACATGTGAAATCGATGTTCGAGCAATACGATGAACTGGGCGACCGTGCGCACGTCAGCAAACACAAGCTCGCGCTGCAGATCTGCGAAGAGCTGACCAAGCACGCCACCGCCGAAGAGGAAATCTTCTACCCGGCCGTGCGCCAGGCAACCAAGGAAGATGACCTGGTGGACGAAGCCGTCGTCGAGCACGCATCGGCGAAAGACCTGATCGCCCAGATCATCAGCATGGAGCCAACCGACGACCTGTATGACGCCAAGGTCAAGGTGCTGGGCGAGCTGATCGACCACCACGTGAAAGAAGAGGAAGAAGAAATGTTCCCGAAAGCCCGCAAAGCCAAGCTCGACCTGATGGCGCTGGGCGAAGCCATCGCCGCGCGCAAGGAACAGATTGAACTGCCTCCAACCGCGTAA
- the coaD gene encoding pantetheine-phosphate adenylyltransferase, protein MKKIGFSGTLDPITNGHMWVINEARSLADEVVVFLSENPAKKPRFSAEERKSIIALSCAEQGWNNVSVVIVRGDYTARAAKKQGVECLIRGIRTTADFDYENLIQQTNVDVLQGAKTVFVMPPRDLGSVSSSFVKALEGPVGWNWIMKKFVPGPAYHAWVLGWLRREWEILWDYEHRDATAIAHADQWFVQLTGATAYGGPVRHYHNLDHLVHGLCEIRVWAANTRPEPADVDIVKQAFWFHDAEYGHHAAPDAPSNEEASAQLWLGSHLAQEMGDAAELIRATDHFQEAAITHRLKDVLLCVDLAILGQDDEVYQNYARAIRQEYSHLSDARYREQRGGALAHLCRKAQAGQLYGNAYFADQYNERAIDNMQREMARLAA, encoded by the coding sequence ATGAAGAAAATCGGTTTTTCGGGCACCCTGGACCCGATCACCAACGGTCACATGTGGGTGATCAACGAAGCCCGTTCGCTGGCGGACGAGGTGGTGGTGTTCCTGTCGGAGAACCCGGCCAAGAAGCCCCGGTTCTCGGCCGAGGAGCGCAAGAGCATCATCGCGCTCAGCTGCGCCGAGCAGGGTTGGAACAATGTCTCGGTGGTGATCGTGCGCGGCGACTACACGGCGCGCGCGGCCAAGAAACAGGGCGTCGAATGCCTGATCCGCGGCATCCGCACCACGGCCGATTTCGATTACGAAAACCTGATCCAGCAAACCAATGTGGATGTGCTGCAGGGCGCCAAGACGGTGTTCGTCATGCCGCCGCGCGACCTCGGTTCGGTCAGTTCCTCGTTCGTGAAAGCGCTGGAAGGGCCGGTCGGCTGGAACTGGATCATGAAGAAATTCGTGCCCGGTCCGGCTTATCACGCCTGGGTGCTGGGCTGGTTGCGGCGGGAGTGGGAAATCCTGTGGGACTACGAGCACCGCGACGCCACCGCCATCGCCCACGCCGACCAGTGGTTCGTGCAGCTGACCGGCGCCACCGCCTACGGCGGCCCGGTGCGCCACTATCACAACCTCGACCACCTGGTGCACGGCCTGTGCGAGATCCGCGTGTGGGCCGCCAATACCCGTCCCGAGCCGGCCGACGTCGATATCGTCAAGCAGGCGTTCTGGTTCCACGATGCGGAGTACGGCCACCACGCCGCGCCGGACGCGCCGAGCAACGAGGAAGCCAGCGCGCAGCTATGGCTGGGCAGCCATCTGGCGCAGGAGATGGGCGATGCGGCGGAGTTGATCCGCGCCACCGACCATTTCCAGGAAGCGGCGATCACGCACCGCTTGAAGGATGTGCTGTTGTGTGTGGATCTGGCCATCCTGGGGCAGGACGACGAGGTGTATCAGAACTACGCGCGCGCCATCCGGCAGGAATACAGCCATCTGTCGGACGCGCGCTACCGCGAGCAGCGCGGCGGTGCGCTGGCGCACCTGTGCCGCAAGGCGCAGGCCGGCCAGCTATACGGCAACGCGTATTTCGCCGACCAGTACAACGAGCGCGCCATCGACAATATGCAGCGCGAGATGGCGCGGCTGGCTGCCTAG
- a CDS encoding DegQ family serine endoprotease, with amino-acid sequence MSKSTLKRAVAAVAVLGVVGVGGAVAVKQNAAVAAATVPAAAIAPAAATAATGAPAPVAAPVISLPDFSVIVAHNGPAVVNISVTGSTKAAYGGDGPQGRNDPFADDPFYEFFRRFQGQQRGGQRAQPTHGMGSGFIISADGIILTNAHVVRDASEVVVKLTDRREFRAKVLGSDPQSDVAVLKIDAKNLPVVPLASNNDLKVGEWVLAIGSPFGLDNTVTAGVVSAKGRSLPDGNVPFIQTDVAVNPGNSGGPLFNTRGEVVGINSQIYSQTGGYQGLSFAIPIDVANKIKNQIVATGKVVHAKLGVSVQEVNQGFADSFNLATPEGALIANVDRGGPADKAGLKAGDVIRSVNGNKIVSSVDLPSMVGLSTPGEKITLEVWRQGKLVQLTATLGNANDKVAREDVATEEVGAKLRLGLSLRPLDALERRESGIANGLLIQDAGGAAANAGVQPGDVLLSVNGRPVSSIDQVRDVVGKAGKSVALLIQRGDDKIFIPVRLG; translated from the coding sequence ATGTCCAAATCTACTCTCAAGCGTGCCGTTGCAGCCGTTGCCGTGCTGGGCGTGGTCGGCGTCGGCGGTGCGGTCGCAGTCAAACAAAACGCCGCTGTTGCCGCCGCCACCGTACCCGCCGCCGCCATTGCGCCGGCCGCTGCCACCGCTGCCACGGGCGCGCCGGCGCCGGTTGCCGCGCCGGTCATCTCGCTGCCTGACTTCAGTGTCATCGTCGCCCACAACGGGCCGGCGGTGGTCAACATCAGCGTCACCGGCAGCACCAAGGCCGCTTACGGCGGCGACGGTCCGCAGGGCCGCAACGATCCGTTCGCGGACGATCCCTTCTATGAATTCTTCCGCCGCTTCCAGGGCCAGCAACGTGGCGGCCAGCGGGCGCAGCCTACCCATGGCATGGGCTCGGGCTTCATCATCAGCGCCGACGGCATCATTCTGACCAACGCTCATGTGGTGCGCGACGCCAGCGAGGTGGTGGTCAAGCTGACCGACCGCCGCGAGTTCCGCGCCAAGGTGCTGGGCTCCGATCCGCAAAGCGACGTCGCCGTGTTGAAGATCGACGCCAAAAACCTGCCGGTGGTGCCGCTGGCCAGCAACAACGACCTGAAGGTCGGCGAATGGGTGCTGGCGATCGGCTCGCCTTTCGGCCTCGATAACACGGTCACCGCCGGCGTGGTCAGCGCCAAGGGCCGCTCGCTGCCGGATGGCAACGTGCCCTTCATTCAGACCGACGTGGCGGTCAATCCCGGCAACTCGGGCGGTCCGCTGTTCAACACGCGCGGCGAGGTGGTCGGCATCAACTCGCAAATCTATAGCCAGACCGGCGGCTATCAGGGCCTGTCGTTCGCGATTCCGATTGACGTTGCCAACAAGATCAAGAACCAGATCGTCGCCACCGGCAAGGTGGTGCACGCCAAGCTGGGCGTCAGCGTGCAGGAGGTGAATCAGGGCTTTGCCGACTCCTTCAACCTGGCCACGCCCGAGGGCGCCCTGATCGCCAACGTCGATCGCGGCGGCCCGGCCGACAAGGCCGGCCTCAAGGCGGGCGACGTGATCCGCTCGGTCAATGGCAACAAGATCGTCAGCTCGGTCGACCTGCCGTCGATGGTGGGCCTGTCGACGCCGGGCGAGAAGATCACGCTGGAAGTCTGGCGCCAGGGCAAACTGGTGCAGCTGACCGCGACCTTGGGCAACGCCAACGACAAGGTGGCGCGCGAGGACGTCGCCACCGAGGAGGTCGGTGCCAAGCTGCGCCTGGGCCTGTCCCTGCGTCCGCTGGACGCGCTGGAACGCCGCGAGTCGGGCATCGCCAACGGCTTGCTGATCCAGGATGCCGGCGGTGCCGCCGCCAACGCCGGCGTGCAGCCGGGCGACGTGCTGCTGTCGGTGAACGGCCGTCCGGTCAGCAGCATCGACCAGGTGCGCGACGTGGTGGGCAAGGCCGGCAAGTCGGTGGCATTGCTGATCCAGCGTGGCGACGATAAAATCTTCATCCCGGTACGTTTGGGGTAA
- a CDS encoding response regulator transcription factor has protein sequence MRLLLVEDDTMIGEVVLDLLRAEHYAVDWVKDGDMADTALQTQTYDLVLLDLGLPRKDGLEVLRSMRLRKELTPVLIATARDAKEQRIAGLDAGADDYVLKPYDLDELLARIRALLRRSAGRAEPVFEHGNVSVNPQTREVLADGKPVSLSAREWAVLEALIARPGIVLSRHQLEEKLYSWKDEVNSNAVEVYIHGLRKKLGAELIQNVRGLGYMVPKL, from the coding sequence ATGCGACTTTTGCTGGTGGAAGACGATACGATGATCGGCGAGGTAGTGCTCGACCTGCTGCGGGCCGAGCACTACGCGGTCGACTGGGTGAAGGACGGCGACATGGCCGACACCGCCCTGCAAACCCAGACCTACGACCTGGTGCTGCTGGACCTGGGCCTGCCGCGCAAGGACGGCCTGGAAGTGCTGCGCTCGATGCGCCTGCGCAAAGAGCTGACCCCGGTACTGATCGCCACCGCGCGCGACGCCAAGGAACAGCGCATCGCCGGCCTCGATGCCGGCGCCGACGACTACGTACTCAAACCCTACGACCTCGACGAACTGCTGGCCCGTATCCGCGCCTTGCTGCGCCGTTCGGCCGGCCGCGCCGAGCCGGTGTTCGAGCACGGCAACGTCTCGGTCAATCCGCAAACCCGCGAAGTGCTGGCGGACGGCAAGCCGGTCAGCCTGTCGGCGCGTGAATGGGCGGTGCTCGAGGCGCTGATCGCGCGCCCCGGCATCGTGCTGTCGCGCCATCAGCTGGAGGAAAAGCTGTACAGCTGGAAGGATGAAGTCAACAGCAACGCGGTAGAGGTCTATATCCACGGCCTGCGCAAAAAGCTGGGCGCCGAGCTGATTCAAAACGTGCGCGGCCTGGGCTATATGGTTCCAAAACTATGA
- a CDS encoding lysophospholipase, which produces MKSQRLEFIGAHGHQLAARLDAPDGEAKAYALFAHCFTCGKDVFAARRVAQALTEHGIAVLRFDFTGLGDSEGEFANTNFSSNVADLVAAADFLRANYQAPRLLIGHSLGGAAALASAAQMPEVKAVVTIAAPSTTISITGMFSQHLDQIAREGEAEVQLAGRPFRIKQQFVEDAGEHNLKGMIAGLRRALLVMHAPGDDTVGLANAMEIFTAAKHPKSFISLDSADHLLTQREDAAYVAKLIAAWSDRYLF; this is translated from the coding sequence ATGAAATCACAACGACTAGAATTTATCGGCGCCCACGGCCACCAGCTGGCCGCGCGCCTCGATGCCCCTGACGGCGAGGCCAAGGCCTACGCCCTGTTCGCCCATTGCTTCACCTGCGGCAAGGACGTGTTTGCCGCCCGCCGGGTGGCGCAGGCGCTCACCGAACACGGCATCGCCGTGCTGCGCTTCGATTTTACCGGCCTCGGCGACAGCGAAGGGGAGTTTGCCAACACAAACTTTTCCTCCAACGTGGCCGACCTGGTGGCCGCCGCCGATTTCCTGCGCGCCAACTACCAGGCGCCGCGCCTGCTCATCGGCCATAGCCTGGGCGGCGCGGCCGCGCTGGCGTCGGCCGCGCAGATGCCGGAAGTGAAGGCCGTGGTCACCATCGCCGCGCCCAGCACCACCATCTCCATCACTGGCATGTTCAGCCAGCACCTGGACCAGATCGCCCGCGAAGGCGAGGCCGAGGTGCAACTGGCGGGGCGGCCGTTCCGCATCAAGCAGCAGTTCGTGGAGGATGCGGGCGAGCACAATTTGAAGGGGATGATCGCCGGCCTGCGGCGCGCGCTGCTGGTGATGCATGCGCCGGGCGACGATACGGTGGGCCTGGCCAACGCCATGGAGATTTTCACGGCGGCCAAGCATCCGAAAAGTTTTATTTCGCTCGACAGCGCCGACCATTTGCTGACGCAGCGTGAAGACGCCGCCTATGTCGCCAAGCTGATCGCGGCCTGGTCGGATCGCTACCTGTTTTAG
- a CDS encoding ATP-binding protein: MKVKMPSLPSLPRVPVVTHSLRGRLLWFLLAAITMAAVAQAMIAYRTALSDADQIFDYHMQQMAMSLRSSSTLTNKAADTAADPENDDLVVQVWTPDGAQVFRSLSRAALPQRAVLGFSNVRVKNTTYRIFSVQTSNQTVQVAQDMAVRQRMAGTLALRTVGPIAVMAPVLMLVVWWVVSGSLAPVSRVKRQVAARQADDLSPVSENDLPDEVLPLVQELNLLFARVRTAFAAQQHFVADAAHELRTPLAALKLQVLSLERAPDEAARKVAVSRVTGGIERATRLVEQLLVLARQEGGGEEIKLEPVSLGELIKRVLGDLNGLAQARQIDLGLHYADEVTVAGQQDALIILLRNLIDNAIKYTPAGGTVDVEVRREVPRSVAATKTAKPRVVLSVEDSGPGIPPDERERVFSRFYRVPGSPAGGSGLGMAIVKSIAERHGAVLSLDQSARLGGLKVNVDFPETAKPTPA; this comes from the coding sequence ATGAAGGTAAAGATGCCGTCGTTGCCGTCGCTGCCGCGCGTGCCGGTGGTGACGCACTCGCTGCGCGGGCGCCTGCTGTGGTTTCTGCTGGCGGCCATCACCATGGCGGCGGTGGCGCAGGCGATGATCGCCTACCGTACCGCGCTCAGCGACGCCGACCAGATCTTCGACTATCACATGCAGCAGATGGCAATGTCGCTGCGCTCCAGCTCCACGCTGACCAACAAGGCGGCCGATACGGCTGCCGATCCCGAAAACGACGACCTGGTGGTGCAGGTCTGGACGCCCGACGGCGCCCAGGTGTTCCGCTCCCTGTCGCGCGCGGCGCTGCCGCAACGGGCCGTGCTCGGCTTTTCCAACGTGCGCGTGAAAAACACCACCTACCGCATTTTCTCCGTACAGACCTCCAACCAGACCGTGCAGGTGGCGCAGGACATGGCGGTGCGCCAGCGTATGGCCGGTACGTTGGCGCTGCGCACGGTCGGCCCGATCGCCGTGATGGCGCCGGTGCTGATGCTGGTGGTGTGGTGGGTGGTGTCCGGCTCGCTGGCGCCGGTGTCGCGCGTCAAGCGCCAGGTGGCCGCGCGCCAGGCCGACGATTTGTCGCCGGTGTCGGAAAACGATTTGCCCGATGAAGTGCTGCCGCTGGTGCAGGAGCTGAATTTGCTGTTTGCCCGCGTGCGCACGGCGTTCGCGGCGCAGCAACACTTCGTGGCCGACGCCGCGCACGAGCTGCGCACGCCGCTGGCCGCGCTCAAGCTGCAGGTGCTGAGCCTGGAGCGGGCGCCGGACGAGGCGGCGCGCAAGGTGGCGGTGTCGCGCGTGACCGGCGGCATCGAGCGCGCCACACGCCTGGTCGAGCAGCTGCTGGTGTTGGCGCGCCAGGAGGGCGGCGGCGAAGAGATCAAGCTGGAACCGGTCAGCCTGGGCGAACTGATTAAACGGGTGCTGGGCGATCTGAACGGCCTGGCGCAAGCGCGCCAGATCGACCTCGGCCTGCACTATGCCGACGAGGTGACGGTGGCGGGCCAGCAAGACGCCCTGATCATCTTGCTGCGCAACTTGATCGACAACGCCATCAAGTACACGCCGGCCGGCGGCACCGTCGATGTCGAGGTGCGGCGCGAGGTGCCGCGTAGCGTGGCCGCCACAAAAACCGCCAAGCCACGGGTGGTGCTGAGCGTGGAGGATTCCGGCCCCGGCATCCCGCCGGACGAGCGCGAACGCGTGTTCAGCCGCTTCTACCGCGTGCCCGGCAGCCCTGCCGGCGGCAGCGGTTTGGGCATGGCCATCGTGAAGTCGATTGCCGAGCGCCACGGCGCCGTGCTGTCGCTTGATCAGTCCGCGCGCCTGGGCGGCCTCAAGGTGAATGTCGATTTTCCTGAGACTGCCAAGCCCACTCCAGCTTAA
- a CDS encoding sel1 repeat family protein: protein MRALIVVLGAALLFGCQIQHETPGAAQIEVVGMKARQEADAHAERKLMAWAQQKLPVAQRELAIVYQARPDQRADALRLFEQAARGGDTEAAFQLGEMLRSAAPAAAAPWYDIAAQRQHARASLMLGLLYKNGDGVKRDAVQAARWLTQASELGNAHAMFLLSNLYTEGIGVAQDRAKGRQLLHEAAEHEYPPAQQELALTLQVGDTLTPKDERKAGHLMMEASEHRRNNWNRF from the coding sequence ATGCGCGCCCTGATCGTCGTCCTGGGCGCGGCCTTGCTGTTCGGCTGCCAGATCCAGCATGAAACGCCGGGTGCGGCGCAAATCGAGGTGGTCGGCATGAAGGCCAGGCAGGAAGCCGACGCCCATGCCGAGCGCAAGCTCATGGCGTGGGCGCAGCAGAAGCTGCCGGTGGCGCAGCGCGAGCTGGCCATCGTCTACCAGGCGCGGCCGGACCAACGCGCCGACGCCCTGCGGCTGTTCGAGCAGGCCGCGCGCGGTGGCGATACGGAAGCGGCGTTCCAGCTCGGCGAGATGCTGCGCAGCGCCGCGCCGGCCGCCGCGGCGCCCTGGTACGACATTGCCGCGCAGCGTCAGCACGCCCGCGCTTCGCTGATGCTGGGCCTGCTCTACAAGAACGGCGACGGCGTCAAGCGCGATGCTGTGCAGGCGGCGCGCTGGTTGACGCAGGCGAGCGAGCTTGGCAATGCACATGCCATGTTCCTGCTCTCCAACCTTTACACCGAAGGCATCGGTGTGGCGCAGGACCGCGCCAAGGGCCGCCAGCTCTTGCACGAAGCGGCCGAGCACGAGTATCCGCCGGCGCAGCAGGAACTGGCCCTGACCCTGCAGGTGGGCGACACCTTGACGCCCAAGGATGAGCGGAAAGCCGGCCACCTGATGATGGAAGCCAGCGAGCATCGACGGAATAACTGGAATCGCTTCTGA
- a CDS encoding peptidase M61: MFLPRVVLAAALATAFSAQAASDQPYPGTIVLNVDASDTAQNIFRVRQSIPAKPGKLTLLYPQWIPGNHGPSGALNQFAGLKVSANGQPLVWQRDPVNVYAFNVTVPKGARGVEVEFQYLSPVESNQGRTTMTNDILGVQWQSVTLYPAGYQSRQITVQPNLTVPPGWQYGSALEQQQRNGDVVAFKPLDLETLIDSPLFAGRYFRRIDLDPGAKIPVHLNLVADSAEQLEATPEQIAPHREMVQQAYKLFNSQHYQHYDFLLAISDEFGGIGREHHQSSENGVKLGYFADWSKHEARRELLSHEFTHSWNGKFRRPAGQNVPDFNTPLQNELLWVYEGQTQYWGAVLAARSGLIKAEHTRDLIAATAARYDNVKGREWRAVQDTVNDPIVNARRPQGWNNWQRAEDYYSEGQLIWLDADTKIRELSGETKSLNDFARSFFGVDDGVNVAKHYTFDDVVKSLNAVQPYDWKSFLRSRLDGNGPGAPLDGLARAGWKLVYTAKPTEFLKAQEDLSKSANFQYSLGFSVGAEGKLEALQWQGVGFKAGLSGGSVLVAVDGRAYKAELLRAAVTAAKGGKEPITLLIKKGNLYQTVALDYHDGLKYPRLERIAGTPDRLDAILQPLK, translated from the coding sequence ATGTTCCTTCCCCGTGTTGTACTTGCCGCCGCGCTGGCCACCGCCTTCAGCGCCCAGGCCGCCTCCGATCAGCCTTATCCGGGCACCATCGTTCTGAATGTCGACGCCTCCGACACCGCGCAAAACATCTTCCGCGTGCGCCAGAGCATTCCGGCCAAGCCGGGCAAATTGACGCTGCTGTATCCGCAATGGATCCCCGGCAACCACGGCCCGAGCGGCGCGCTGAACCAGTTCGCCGGCCTCAAGGTCAGCGCCAACGGCCAGCCGCTGGTGTGGCAGCGCGACCCGGTCAATGTGTACGCTTTCAACGTCACGGTGCCGAAGGGTGCGCGCGGCGTCGAGGTGGAATTCCAGTACCTGTCGCCGGTCGAGTCCAACCAGGGCCGCACCACCATGACCAACGACATCCTCGGCGTGCAATGGCAATCGGTGACGCTGTATCCGGCCGGCTACCAGAGCCGCCAGATCACCGTCCAGCCCAACCTGACCGTGCCGCCCGGCTGGCAGTACGGCAGCGCGCTGGAACAGCAGCAACGCAATGGCGACGTGGTCGCGTTCAAGCCGCTGGACCTGGAAACCCTGATCGATTCGCCGCTGTTCGCCGGCCGCTATTTCCGCCGCATCGACCTCGATCCGGGCGCGAAGATTCCGGTGCACCTGAACCTGGTGGCCGACTCCGCTGAGCAGCTGGAAGCGACGCCGGAACAGATCGCGCCGCACCGCGAAATGGTGCAGCAAGCCTACAAGCTGTTCAATTCGCAACACTACCAGCACTACGATTTCCTGCTCGCCATCAGCGATGAATTCGGCGGCATCGGCCGCGAGCATCATCAGTCGAGCGAAAACGGCGTCAAGCTCGGCTACTTCGCCGACTGGAGCAAGCACGAGGCCCGCCGCGAACTGCTGTCGCACGAATTCACCCACTCGTGGAACGGCAAGTTCCGCCGCCCTGCCGGCCAGAACGTACCGGACTTCAACACCCCGCTGCAGAACGAACTGCTGTGGGTGTACGAGGGCCAGACCCAGTACTGGGGCGCCGTGCTGGCCGCACGCTCGGGCCTGATCAAGGCCGAACACACGCGCGATCTGATCGCCGCCACCGCCGCCCGCTACGACAACGTCAAGGGCCGCGAATGGCGCGCCGTGCAGGACACCGTCAACGACCCGATCGTCAACGCCCGCCGTCCGCAGGGCTGGAACAACTGGCAGCGCGCCGAGGACTACTACTCGGAAGGCCAGCTGATCTGGCTGGATGCCGACACCAAGATCCGCGAACTGTCCGGCGAAACCAAATCGCTGAACGATTTCGCGCGCAGCTTCTTCGGCGTCGACGACGGCGTCAACGTGGCCAAGCACTACACCTTCGACGACGTGGTCAAGTCCCTCAACGCGGTCCAGCCTTACGACTGGAAGTCCTTCCTGCGCAGCCGCCTGGACGGCAACGGCCCCGGCGCTCCGCTGGACGGCCTGGCGCGCGCCGGCTGGAAACTGGTCTACACGGCAAAGCCGACCGAGTTCCTCAAGGCCCAGGAAGACCTGAGCAAGTCTGCCAACTTCCAATACTCGCTGGGCTTCTCGGTGGGCGCGGAAGGCAAGCTGGAAGCGCTCCAGTGGCAGGGTGTGGGCTTCAAGGCCGGCCTGTCGGGCGGCTCGGTACTGGTGGCGGTCGACGGCCGCGCCTACAAAGCGGAGCTGCTGCGCGCTGCGGTGACGGCGGCCAAAGGCGGCAAGGAACCGATCACGCTGCTGATCAAAAAGGGCAATTTATACCAGACCGTGGCGCTCGACTACCACGACGGCCTGAAGTACCCGCGCCTGGAACGCATCGCCGGAACGCCCGATCGCCTTGATGCTATTCTGCAACCTCTGAAGTAA
- a CDS encoding Hsp20 family protein encodes MRTFDLAPLYRSAIGFDRLAQLLNDSQRSDTPSYPPYNIELVSDDQYRIVMALAGFSRSEIDITFERDSLHVVGRKQKDANERTYLHRGIAARDFEQRFQLANHVKVTGASFDNGMLTIELVREIPEALKPRKIVIDGGDNVTALEQRAAA; translated from the coding sequence ATGCGTACTTTTGACCTGGCTCCACTGTATCGTTCCGCTATCGGCTTTGATCGCCTGGCACAACTGCTCAACGACTCCCAGCGCAGCGACACCCCTAGCTATCCTCCCTATAACATCGAGCTGGTCTCGGACGACCAGTACCGCATTGTGATGGCGCTGGCCGGCTTCAGCCGTTCGGAAATCGACATCACCTTCGAGCGCGATTCGCTCCACGTGGTCGGCCGCAAGCAGAAAGACGCCAACGAGCGCACCTATCTGCACCGTGGCATCGCCGCCCGTGATTTCGAACAGCGCTTCCAACTGGCCAACCACGTCAAGGTGACCGGCGCCAGCTTCGACAACGGCATGCTCACCATCGAACTGGTACGTGAGATTCCGGAGGCCCTGAAACCACGCAAGATTGTCATCGATGGCGGCGACAACGTCACCGCCCTGGAGCAGCGCGCAGCTGCCTAA
- a CDS encoding DUF1653 domain-containing protein has protein sequence MRYQHYKGGIYEHVCEATLESDLSTMIVYRAANGSIWCRPREVFFELIEVDGKPVQRFTPMA, from the coding sequence ATGCGTTACCAACACTACAAAGGCGGGATCTACGAACACGTGTGCGAAGCCACGCTGGAATCGGATCTCTCGACCATGATTGTATATCGCGCCGCCAACGGCTCCATCTGGTGCCGCCCACGCGAGGTGTTTTTCGAATTGATCGAGGTCGACGGCAAGCCGGTGCAGCGCTTCACGCCGATGGCGTGA